In Gossypium raimondii isolate GPD5lz chromosome 12, ASM2569854v1, whole genome shotgun sequence, a single window of DNA contains:
- the LOC105764118 gene encoding NADH dehydrogenase [ubiquinone] iron-sulfur protein 5-B — protein MASGWGINGNKGRCYDFWVDFSECMSRCREPKDCGLLREDYLECLHHSKEFQRRNRIYKEEQRKLRAAARKDKEGENGVHHHA, from the exons ATGGCATCCGGGTGGGGAATCAACGGTAACAAAGGCAGGTGCTACGATTTCTGGGTCGACTTCAGCGAGTGCATGTCCCGTTGCAGAGAGCCCAAGGACTGTGGACTTCTCCGTGAAGATTATCTCGAGTGCCTCCACCATTCTAAAGAG TTTCAACGAAGGAATCGAATTTATAAGGAGGAGCAACGTAAATTAAGAGCTGCCGCACGAAAAGACAAGGAAGGCGAAAATGGTGTTCATCATCATGCATAG